In Lolium rigidum isolate FL_2022 chromosome 3, APGP_CSIRO_Lrig_0.1, whole genome shotgun sequence, the genomic window GGGCCACTGGTTTTCCTACCAACATGCACGGAGGACGGAGCGGCCCAATTTTTTACAGGTAATTTTCGAATACATTTCTATTAGCCCCGGCTCTACCCTCTATTTTCTTGTGTTCCCAATCCAAAGTTGGCATGGCACTACCAAAAATTCTAAGCAATTAGATGTCAACAATGTCGTGAACAACATGATAAGAATTAAAATCTACTTGAGGAAAATGATGCTGATGCCGATGAAAGTTGTAAAGACAATGAGAGTCGTGGGGACATAAATGAACAATAATTTTGTGTATGCAATCTAGTTTTTTTCTCGGCTATAACTATGGGGCCCATCCATAAAGTTTGCCCTGGGGCCTCTGAAAATCTAGAGCCGGCCCTGGCTCCACGAACACACATTTTTTCACGGTGGATTCAGATGACAATTTTGAAATTTTCATTTATCAAGTTGCCATTTGATTTATTATTTATAGAGCGGGACGAAATCCTATTTCAATAGAGATTATTATAAGAGACTTCAACCGAGTAGTTGCACATTTTAAAGAACCTTGTGCACTAAAAACGAATTTTAAAACATGTACAGTGTTGTACACAGAGATGATTGCTGTTTCTCTGATCTATTTCTATAGGGGGAAATGGCGTAGGGAGAAGGGAGCGCTAGTTTTGCATAATCCCAAAGGATCATGCACTTTCTTCTTATCTTGGACTCGATATCATCATGAGCTGGCTAGGCAGTGCACGGTCATGAACAGGAGGGGATTCCACTCGATCGCGACTATATCCTATATACTACTTAGGATCGCTGACTATATTTATCGCTATATGAACTAATTTCTCAAATAAATTTGCTTCGTTTTTGCATTGTGAATGCCAAATGACAAAACTGAAGGTATTCGGTAACTATGGTCCTGGTGGTGCCGTGGTTGTGTATGTAATTGAGAGTCGAGACTCTGTTTATACGGAGCGAGACCTCCTCTAGTGGGCAGCTAAAGGCCCATCGTCCCGTATTTCCTTGGACAAGGCAACGCCACTTGGAACATTATTGAACCCACCGATGGTGCCGTTGTGGGCAGGGTAGCTAGCCGGTCACTGTTTTTTCTACACATCGGAAGTGTTCCTGGAATCGCGCAAGAAACTCCCTTTCATGCCAGTCACTTGCACCAGGAAATAATTCGAGTAAACACCCCAAAAAAGTAAATTCGAAAAAATGAAATTAGAATCTGAAGTTCAATTCTGCtcccaggtgcatatgctccaTCCACCTTAAAAACATGTTTCCAATTGTCAAAAAATGCCAACACAAAAATTAGCAATTCGCATGTACATCATAAAGTTTCGCGAAAAATCGATAATTTTTGTGATCGATGTAAAAAGATAAAACATGTCTCATAAAAGCtttatttttagcaccaaattttattattttttacacGGCCTAAACGACAAGTCAATTTTTCAAGAAAAAACTTTGTGCGTGCTCGTACCATACGAAGATGTACACGTGAATTTACGTTTAGAATTTCTTAACATTTTAAATGGATCAAAcatacatttcaaaataaaaaaagcaTATGCACACatgagccaaaacatcactcctagTTAAAATGGCATTCAttctcggaaattcaattcggctctcgggtgcgtatgctccctctaccaaaaaatcatatttcgaagtgtcgaaaaaatttgacaaaaaattctacatgtacatctccataaaatatgtgcgttcctcaagtttcacaaaaaaaccaacattttttgtggtctatgtaaaaaaagagaaattttatcttgtgaaaaacattattttttgcactgaaatttatcttttttacacatcaCATAATaagttgattttttatgaaacgactttgtaagcgtgtagcacgtgaatatGTACGTAcaatttttttgtttcaattttctgAAGTTCAAAATCcgcgtaagatgcatttcaaaatagtgggagcatatgcacccatattCTGAAACACCACTCCCATTCATTCttggcatttgctctgatacaacCCCCTACCCCAAACTCAGTTTAGGCTCAAACACAAAGACGGCTGAGATCGCTCGATACCCCTTCACAACTAAGCTATGATGGTCTTTTagaaaactaaacaagtatacgtAGCCTTGTATAAAACTCGTACGACCCAACTTATTTATACAAATACGTAGCATACACGTAGGTACGGTCGGGTGTACGTATGCTGTTGTCAATTCAATGGCTACGACTTTGCCGGACGGTGGCGAGGCCGGTGGGCAGGAGGCACGTTGAGGCGGTGGCATGACTGCCACGAGGCATTGCCCAGCAAGAGCCTCATCAAGGATTCTTTGGTGGCGGCGGCCTGAAGCTAGGTCGGCGGCGCGGCATTCGGACGGATAGTCTGGACATATTCCAGCCGGACAGTCCGGCCATGTTCTAGCCGGCCAGTCCGGGGCGTTATGGAAGAAGAAACGCAGTGCCCCGGTGGCCGCGGACGTAATCGGCAGTGCCGGGCATGATCGGCAATGACGTCCCAGCTAGTAGAGGACGTTCAGATCGTGCAGCCATTGATGGAGATCGTGCCTGCTCTCTGTATACCGTATATTCACGTATGGGTATACCGGGTTTGGACATGGCTTTGGAGGGCTCAtggttaattaattaattaattttgcTAATTACCCGGAAGTCCAAACTGAGTTTGGGGAGGGGGTTGTATACTTGTATGGGAGCAAGCCTCTTCATTCTTAAGTATTCACAAGTCGACGTTTAAAACTCGAtacaaaaagaagagaaaaaataAAACATTTGTGCGCGCCATATGATGATGCAATCTCCCCTTGCATAATCTTACAGAAAAATAGATCAGCCGTACTACTAAGCATAGCTAATTCCAGCTCATTGAGCTGCTATGTGTCGATTAGATTAAGCTTACCGTTTGTGCACGACAGCAGAGGTCTCGAACTTCATCATCTTCCAACGGATACTTGCGCTCCTATCGTCAATGGCCCCACGCACTCCCGGCCTGCTCCCTCCTATAAAGCCCCCGCCCAACGGAAACGAAACAGTCGTCAGTCTCGCACTCGCACGCGCACGCGCACTCACCAGAGCACAGAGCAGCAGCACCAAGTCATCAGAGCACCCAAGAACGCCATACACGCACCAAGCCACAAGCCAGGCACCACCGCGCGCGTCATGGCGAGGCAGCATCCGAggtcgcgggcggcggcggcggcggacgcggcgtcgTGGTGCCTCGCGCTGTCGGCTCTGGCGGCGGTGCTGCTGGTGTGCGCGACCGGCGAGGAAGGCGAGACGGTGCGGGGCGCGTCGCTGTCGGCGCGGTGGCGGCCGTGCGAGGAGATGTACGTGGTGGCGGAGGGGGAGACGCTGCACGGCATCAGCGACCGGTGCGGCGACCCCTACATCCTGGAGCGCAACCCGCACGTCCACGACCCCGACGACGTCTTCCCCGGCCTAGTCCTCAGGATCACGCCCTCCATTTCCAAGTCCCCATAGATCGATTAATTACTAATCGATAGACCAAGAAAGAGGGATTGCCTGGGCAAATCCAACGAGCTCTCACTCGTCACGGATCATTCCTTCCCctgccagaaatccagtttgtgaAGCAGTACTAGTTTGTTTATTATTTTTCTTCATCAACTTTGTACATGACCATGcctgtatgtgttgattggttttCATATCCTCTGTTTTCGCTGAATGGAGTAGAACAGAGGCGGCGCCGAATGTATGGGTATTGTGCAGACTGTGCATTAATATTTGGTGTGCGCGCCGATTAAAACGGATTGGAGGGAGTACGCATGTTAAGAGAACTGTGTGGTACATGATGCATCTATCAGACAAAACCCATAATTTAGCAGTACAACCCACACACACTTGGGCATCTCATCTACCTATGTCCCACACACACACTTGGGCATCTCATCTACCTATGATATATCTCAGGCCGCTTTGGTCTTTGGTTTGTTCCTTCACCAGAATGCAGTGATAAATGCAGGTCCCAAAACAAAAAAGACAGCCACGCCCCCAAAATCTCAGAAGGTGCAGTACGTAGTACCGGCGAGTTTTTTTTTTGGGATTAATGTACCTGCAAGTTTTAATCCATAAGTTAATACAAACACTATGCAATTGCACCAGCGAAACACTACCGAGAAGACAGCCTTAGCATATCTGAACAACAAATTAGAACAACAGCCTGCCAAGAGCAATCCAAGCATGCACTCCGGACCTCCAGCAAAGAGAAGAGGTTACCAAGTTGCTTTTCGGGCTACTTGATTCGCTTCTCAAGTCTAATCTCAATCCAGATCGTCACTTCTCAAGTCCAATTTCAATCCAGACATGAGTGCTTGGCATGCTTGGGCATACTCCTAAACAAGCAGACATCAGTGTGTGTGCATGGCCAGGAGAAAATACAGCAGAGTATGAAAAACAAAATGTCACTGCAGCTCTCCCTGCTGTCGCAGCTCACCCTTGTCAGTTTGAGCTGCTGCTTGCTCATAGCAGGATTTTGATACATCCATCTCCATAGTTTTGTAGGTATTAGCAGCATCTGAAGCCTTGTCTTCTTCACTCAAATGCAGCCAGCACAGGCTCTTCTTTGCATACAGGGTTGAATCATCAGGGTCAGCCTCCATAGCCTGCAGATATCAAATGTCGCCTTATTCGCACCGAGCATCAAATTTGCTACAAATGGTACAAATTAAAGCCCTTGTCTTCAAAAACAAAATAAGATAGAGATCTGATTCACAAGAGTCGGATACAAGGCATACATAGTCTGCACATGGATGTAATCTAGCAAAACACTTAATGCAACTCCCATAATTTGGAGCAATTTAGACCAGAAAGGGATTGATCAGCAAGTAAAGTGCACAACAGAACTAATGAAGAAGTATATGATACAAGAATATACCTTGGTATAGAGAGCCAACGCATCAGCATAAGCAATTTCCTTTAATGCAGCACCCCCTTGCATTTTCAAAACCATGGACTCCAATGTGCCATCACCATGCTCTTTCAAAGCACATCCAGCATTTTCACAGAAGACAGGATCCTAAATCAAATCGAACAACTGAAGTCAAACATAATATAAAATGCAAATTTACTCTTGAATTCACATAGTTTACATGTTGACTTATTACATCAATGCCTGCAGATGTAAGAGGGGGAGAATCTCACCCATCCTTGGGCTGCAGCGATTTCTGCAGGTGTTCTACCACACTCTTAAAAAGGATATGAAGGGTAAATCTCACAAATGAACAAGGGGGAGCTTAAGGAATGAAAAAGATCAGGTGTCCATGACACAGTAACAGAAGAATGTGGAGAAGTTATTTATATTTAAAACACTATGAGATTCAAAATATGACGAATTATAGGGGATTCTGCAGAAGACTATGAATGTCTAGGTAGGTGCATGCAGCCAGATTCCCATTATATCTGGATATGTTTGAAGAGTGAACAGGTGAATGAATTCTTAAAGTTTACCAAGTTAATGTGGACATGTTGCCAGATTCCCTCTTTCAATCAATTTGCTGTTCTCTTTTATGTGGTAAGCAGACATCGTGCCGACTTCAGTATTAGCTAGATAAAACATTTTCGTGAGAGATCAGACAAACACCTTCATTGTGGGACAGTTTAGCCCAAAGTTCACCAAGTTATGGAAGAACTCCACTAATTACGACAAAGTTTCACAATACCTTAGTTTGCAAGTGCAACAATTCTCAATTTTATGTTAGTATTCAAACCAGATAAGAACAAGTTCCCCTGTTCTATCATATTTTCTAGACTAATCATAACTGCCCAAAACTCTCAATTCCACAGTACAGCACACATTTTCTTTACTTTCTTGTGGAGTCAATAATCAATATTGGTCCTAAGAAGGCTAATCACATTCTTTTGAGCCTTCGGCCATTTTCATGGACCAAAATTTATTACAAAATGACAAGTACAAATAAATCAGGCTAGCAGAAAGCAATGCTCTACCAAACCCAATTAACCCCAACACCAACATGTGATCATTCTTCATTAAGCCATTCGTAGCCAACTCAAAAGGTCAACAAGAGTGACAAGAAACAACTTATGTAGCCATACGAAAACTCACTTTACCAGGAATATTTGCATCTACACCAGCTTCCAGCAAACACTTGATGCAGTCAGTGAAGCCATGAGCCGCACTTACTACTAATGGTGTAATAGGCCTACCAACATTGACATCAGCACCAGCCTAAAACAAGGAATATATAATACAGAATGTTGAAGA contains:
- the LOC124694462 gene encoding uncharacterized protein LOC124694462 encodes the protein MARQHPRSRAAAAADAASWCLALSALAAVLLVCATGEEGETVRGASLSARWRPCEEMYVVAEGETLHGISDRCGDPYILERNPHVHDPDDVFPGLVLRITPSISKSP